One genomic region from Reichenbachiella ulvae encodes:
- a CDS encoding TolC family protein, giving the protein MNRILIPTHMPQQLLCLLPLLFLGLVTQAQISDTLSSPVAQQASEDLLLRSMSLTSVIDYAQMQSLEAEKAENRKENSYWAYQRSRSMIKPSLSLQGNLPDYQKSIIPVIQPDGSQQFKDVQNLYSDVRLSLDQNILWTGGSVSLFSSLERNDVLLGANEGTSYASQPLVVGIDQPLFAYNPWKWNRKIDPLRYEESVKRYKEENVRIAHQTTELFFDLLLAQIRLRIAQKNKENSDINYKIGQGRFNLGKIAENELLELELNQLNAERDMANAKLQVETNRLSLNTFIGSDKNDTYNLLIPDEVPEFDIDLDKALSQAKLNRQQYVSFKRRLLEAESQVAQAKSENTLNINLRARIGLTDQGESYRDVYGNAQNTQRYAVGVNVPILDWNRRKSSYKTALANQHLVENTIEQEEQLFEAEIITLVKQMPTLRARVLSTKRGDEIANRRYDISQERYLVANITVTDLNLALQAKDQAKEAYLRALREYWMAYYQLRYLTLYDFVNNQSL; this is encoded by the coding sequence ATGAATAGAATTTTAATCCCAACCCACATGCCACAGCAATTACTTTGCCTCCTGCCACTGCTGTTCTTAGGACTGGTGACACAAGCACAAATCAGCGATACACTTTCTTCTCCGGTCGCTCAACAGGCATCCGAAGATTTACTGCTTCGCTCCATGAGTTTGACCAGTGTCATAGACTATGCACAGATGCAGTCTCTGGAAGCTGAAAAGGCCGAAAACAGAAAAGAAAACAGCTACTGGGCCTATCAGCGTTCGCGCTCGATGATCAAACCCAGTCTGAGTCTACAGGGTAATTTGCCCGACTATCAGAAAAGTATCATTCCCGTGATTCAGCCAGATGGTTCGCAGCAGTTCAAAGATGTACAAAACCTCTATTCGGATGTGAGGCTGAGCCTGGATCAAAATATATTATGGACAGGAGGGAGCGTCTCCCTTTTTAGCAGTCTGGAACGAAACGATGTACTGCTGGGTGCCAATGAAGGCACATCTTATGCCAGTCAACCGCTGGTAGTAGGGATCGACCAACCGCTCTTTGCCTACAATCCCTGGAAGTGGAACCGCAAGATCGACCCACTGAGATACGAAGAATCCGTGAAGCGATACAAGGAAGAAAATGTGCGCATCGCACACCAAACTACCGAACTGTTTTTTGACCTGCTATTGGCTCAGATTCGATTAAGAATCGCCCAAAAGAACAAGGAAAACAGCGACATCAACTACAAAATAGGACAGGGGCGCTTCAACCTTGGCAAGATCGCTGAAAACGAATTGCTCGAACTGGAACTGAACCAGCTCAACGCCGAGCGAGACATGGCCAATGCCAAACTGCAGGTAGAAACCAATCGTCTCAGCCTCAATACCTTCATCGGTAGTGACAAGAACGATACATACAATCTGTTGATACCTGACGAAGTGCCAGAGTTTGACATTGATCTGGACAAAGCGCTATCGCAGGCCAAACTGAACCGACAGCAATATGTGAGTTTCAAAAGAAGACTGCTGGAAGCGGAAAGTCAGGTGGCCCAGGCCAAGAGTGAAAACACGCTCAATATCAACCTGAGAGCAAGAATAGGGCTGACTGATCAGGGAGAATCCTATAGAGATGTATATGGCAATGCCCAAAATACGCAGCGCTATGCGGTGGGTGTGAATGTGCCGATTCTGGACTGGAACAGAAGAAAATCCAGTTACAAAACAGCCCTGGCCAATCAGCATCTGGTAGAAAACACCATCGAGCAGGAAGAGCAATTGTTCGAGGCAGAAATCATCACCCTGGTGAAGCAAATGCCGACACTCAGAGCTCGGGTATTGTCTACGAAGCGCGGAGATGAAATCGCCAACCGTCGCTACGACATCTCGCAAGAACGCTACCTGGTCGCCAATATCACCGTTACGGATCTGAACCTGGCACTTCAGGCCAAAGACCAGGCCAAGGAGGCCTATCTACGCGCGTTGAGAGAATATTGGATGGCCTACTACCAGCTGCGCTACCTCACTCTGTACGATTTCGTCAACAACCAAAGCCTGTAA
- a CDS encoding 3'(2'),5'-bisphosphate nucleotidase CysQ family protein, producing MILNTGQLSELAQLAETAAADAAAFIRQHNSGEIKVDTKHGSSEASSVVTWVDLKCQDIILKHLQASIQRYDLGLLTEESEDDESRLHKDYFWCIDPLDGTLAFTERRPGYSVSIALMSRSGEPQIGVIHEPITNKRLTAIKGLDVSGELLQHWSTETDKLYVMIDGGVRHLAEYQSVLQALEKEAKYMGLSGLEYISGAGAILQATRVAASPHALYFKLPKRKRGGGSIWDFASTACLFQEMKLPLCDAQGQVLDFNSSHSTFFNHCGIVYATEERLAEIVINRQS from the coding sequence ATGATATTAAATACTGGACAGCTCAGCGAATTGGCCCAACTGGCAGAAACCGCCGCAGCAGATGCGGCCGCTTTCATCCGTCAGCACAACAGCGGGGAGATCAAGGTAGACACCAAACACGGCAGCAGCGAAGCTTCGTCTGTGGTGACCTGGGTGGATCTGAAATGTCAGGACATCATACTGAAACACCTGCAGGCCAGCATACAACGCTATGACCTGGGTCTGCTGACCGAAGAGTCTGAAGATGACGAGTCGCGTCTTCACAAAGACTATTTTTGGTGCATCGATCCGCTGGACGGTACCTTGGCTTTTACAGAGCGCAGACCGGGCTATTCTGTGAGCATCGCGCTGATGAGTCGCTCAGGAGAGCCACAGATCGGAGTGATACACGAGCCGATCACAAATAAGCGTCTCACAGCGATCAAAGGTCTGGACGTATCGGGAGAACTGCTGCAGCATTGGTCAACTGAAACTGACAAGCTCTACGTGATGATCGACGGTGGCGTCAGACATCTGGCCGAATACCAAAGCGTGCTACAGGCGCTAGAGAAAGAAGCTAAATACATGGGACTGTCTGGGCTCGAATATATCAGTGGTGCTGGTGCTATACTGCAGGCCACCCGTGTAGCAGCCAGTCCACACGCGCTGTATTTCAAATTGCCCAAGCGCAAACGCGGTGGCGGCAGCATTTGGGACTTTGCGTCTACGGCTTGTCTGTTTCAGGAGATGAAGTTGCCGCTCTGCGATGCACAGGGACAAGTGCTAGACTTCAATAGTTCGCACAGCACATTTTTCAATCATTGTGGAATCGTATACGCCACAGAGGAGAGACTGGCTGAAATAGTGATAAACCGGCAAAGCTAG
- a CDS encoding efflux RND transporter periplasmic adaptor subunit — translation MKSKRNLIIVAVVLIAIIPTWLLTSSGEAESVLISEAVKGDLAIQVTTTGELEAQKSVKIMGPGDGMQAAGIWDTRMDHIVEEGTVVKKGDYVARLDGSSLEDKIKNSMDELTRVESEYTSTKLDTTLTMREQRDKLLNMKFVVEEKKIKVEQSAFEPPATIKQAKMELEKAERELQQATENYKIKKAQMDAKMTVAAANRETIRRKVQMMNDLKSSFTIFAPEDGMVIYSKDWRGAKIKSGDQIMSYRPIVATLPDLSKMISRTYVNEVDIRNIKKGQSVKIGLDAFPDKELNGEVIKVANVGEQKPNSDSKVFEVSVLIHEYDSILRPSMTTSNQILIKSLEDCVYVPLEAIHSQGDSINYLIVSEGFGYKKKEVNVGDTNDQFAVITDGIKEGTKIALNESPKVADQPIDLLQ, via the coding sequence ATGAAGTCCAAACGAAACTTAATCATTGTTGCGGTTGTCCTAATTGCAATCATTCCCACTTGGCTACTCACTTCCTCAGGGGAGGCAGAATCTGTATTAATTTCAGAAGCCGTCAAAGGAGACCTGGCCATTCAAGTGACCACCACCGGCGAACTAGAAGCCCAGAAATCAGTTAAAATCATGGGGCCAGGAGATGGCATGCAAGCAGCGGGTATTTGGGACACCCGGATGGATCACATCGTAGAAGAAGGAACCGTTGTGAAGAAAGGAGATTATGTGGCTCGTCTGGACGGCTCTTCATTGGAAGACAAAATCAAAAACAGTATGGACGAACTGACCCGAGTAGAGTCCGAATACACTTCTACCAAACTGGATACGACGCTGACGATGCGTGAGCAAAGAGACAAGTTGCTCAACATGAAATTTGTAGTAGAGGAGAAGAAGATCAAAGTAGAGCAATCTGCTTTTGAGCCTCCCGCTACCATCAAGCAAGCCAAAATGGAACTAGAGAAAGCCGAACGTGAACTGCAGCAGGCTACCGAAAACTATAAGATCAAGAAGGCCCAAATGGACGCTAAGATGACCGTAGCAGCAGCCAATCGTGAAACGATCAGGAGAAAGGTTCAAATGATGAACGACCTAAAATCCAGCTTTACCATTTTTGCTCCGGAAGATGGCATGGTCATTTATTCCAAAGACTGGAGAGGGGCCAAGATCAAGTCGGGCGACCAGATCATGTCTTACCGTCCAATCGTGGCTACTCTACCGGATCTATCCAAAATGATCTCTCGCACCTATGTCAATGAAGTAGATATCCGTAACATCAAAAAAGGACAATCTGTAAAAATAGGTTTGGATGCATTTCCAGATAAGGAACTGAATGGCGAAGTAATCAAAGTGGCCAATGTGGGAGAGCAAAAGCCCAACTCAGATAGCAAGGTGTTTGAGGTTTCCGTTTTGATCCATGAATATGACAGCATACTGAGGCCCTCTATGACCACCTCCAACCAGATCTTGATCAAATCTTTGGAAGACTGTGTCTATGTGCCGCTGGAGGCCATCCATAGTCAGGGCGATTCGATCAACTATCTGATCGTGAGTGAAGGCTTTGGCTACAAGAAGAAAGAGGTAAACGTAGGAGATACCAATGATCAATTTGCCGTTATCACAGACGGAATCAAAGAGGGGACGAAGATCGCTCTCAACGAAAGTCCAAAAGTTGCTGACCAACCCATCGACCTGCTCCAATAG
- a CDS encoding ABC transporter ATP-binding protein, translated as MEALIKTNELSRHYAMGDNLVKALHGVDIEIQKGEYVAFMGPSGSGKTTLMNIIGCLDTPTAGEFWLNDSLVSDMKDDDLASIRNAQIGFVFQNFNLLPRQSALDNVGLPLVYAGIGEEERKERAMAALERVGLGERYEHKPNEMSGGQRQRVAIARALVNNPSLILADEPTGALDTKTSYEIMQLFDELNEAGNTIIMVTHEEDIAEYAKRIVRMRDGQIEREDRK; from the coding sequence ATGGAAGCACTGATCAAAACAAACGAACTGAGTCGCCACTATGCCATGGGAGACAACCTGGTCAAAGCCCTGCATGGAGTGGATATAGAAATCCAAAAAGGGGAGTATGTGGCCTTTATGGGCCCTTCGGGATCGGGTAAAACCACATTAATGAACATCATCGGCTGTCTGGATACACCTACGGCAGGGGAGTTTTGGCTCAACGATTCACTGGTCTCTGACATGAAAGACGATGACCTGGCTAGCATCCGAAATGCCCAAATCGGTTTTGTATTCCAGAACTTTAATCTGCTGCCCAGACAGTCGGCGCTGGACAATGTAGGCTTGCCGCTGGTCTATGCAGGTATCGGCGAAGAAGAACGAAAAGAACGTGCCATGGCCGCTCTGGAGCGGGTAGGATTGGGCGAACGCTACGAACACAAACCCAACGAAATGTCAGGGGGTCAGCGACAAAGAGTGGCCATAGCCAGAGCTCTGGTCAACAATCCGAGTTTGATACTGGCGGATGAGCCCACAGGTGCACTGGACACCAAGACTTCTTATGAAATCATGCAGCTATTCGACGAGCTCAACGAAGCGGGCAACACCATCATCATGGTGACGCACGAAGAAGACATAGCCGAATATGCCAAGAGGATCGTGAGAATGAGAGATGGGCAGATCGAGCGAGAAGACAGGAAATAG
- a CDS encoding ABC transporter permease, with protein sequence MLPDKIIFSFKIALEAILANRVRSLLTALGIIFGVSAVIAMLAIGNGAQQEIIKQMKLIGVNNIVIQPIVEQKEEQLDGEKKSNGNNKFSPGLHMQDVENMKEVIPGITDMSPEIELESYVVHGGVRRSAKIIGVDTSYFKVYDFEFYKGLPFSSVNLENGDPVCVIGKAIETRFFSQEDPIGKQIKCGGNWLTIVGVLDERHFTDTNLESLGIRNANLDVYIPLQTMLIRFKDRSRVTRHSIDQFRMESQQNDNNQESKTTATNYHQLDKLVVQVDKTEDLTTTSSVIRRMLTRRHNGVVDFEITIPELLLKQQQRTNDIFNIVLGAIAGISLLVGGIGIMNIMLASVMERIKEIGLRIALGAKKKDIILQFLMESILISVFGGLLGIILGIGFSITVSQFADIPTVISFESILLSFGVSASVGVLFGYMPAKRAASQNPIESLRYE encoded by the coding sequence GTGCTACCGGATAAAATCATCTTTTCGTTTAAGATTGCCTTAGAGGCCATTTTAGCGAACAGGGTGCGTTCTTTGTTAACCGCTCTGGGAATCATATTTGGGGTGAGTGCAGTGATCGCCATGCTGGCCATAGGCAATGGCGCCCAACAAGAAATCATCAAGCAAATGAAGCTGATCGGGGTAAATAACATCGTGATCCAACCGATCGTCGAGCAAAAAGAAGAACAACTCGATGGTGAGAAGAAGTCCAATGGCAATAACAAATTTTCGCCTGGACTGCACATGCAGGATGTGGAGAACATGAAGGAAGTGATCCCTGGTATCACTGACATGAGTCCTGAGATAGAACTAGAGTCCTATGTGGTACATGGAGGCGTCCGTCGCTCTGCCAAGATCATAGGCGTGGACACCAGCTACTTCAAGGTCTATGACTTTGAGTTTTATAAGGGGCTACCTTTTTCTTCGGTCAATCTGGAAAATGGTGATCCGGTCTGTGTCATAGGCAAAGCCATCGAAACGCGCTTTTTTAGTCAGGAGGACCCCATAGGTAAGCAAATCAAATGTGGGGGAAACTGGTTGACCATCGTGGGAGTGCTAGACGAACGTCACTTTACGGATACCAATCTCGAGTCACTAGGGATTCGCAATGCCAATCTGGATGTATATATCCCCCTGCAGACTATGCTGATTCGCTTCAAAGACCGATCTCGGGTCACGCGTCATTCCATCGATCAATTTAGAATGGAGAGTCAGCAAAACGATAATAATCAGGAAAGCAAAACCACTGCGACTAATTATCACCAGCTGGACAAACTCGTGGTACAAGTAGACAAGACAGAAGACCTGACTACTACCTCCAGTGTCATTAGACGCATGCTCACCCGTAGGCACAACGGAGTGGTAGATTTCGAAATCACCATCCCAGAGTTGCTACTGAAACAGCAGCAGCGCACCAATGACATCTTCAATATCGTACTGGGGGCCATTGCCGGTATTTCATTGCTCGTCGGGGGGATCGGCATCATGAATATCATGCTTGCCTCTGTGATGGAGCGCATCAAAGAGATCGGTCTTCGGATCGCTCTGGGCGCCAAAAAGAAGGACATCATCCTACAGTTCCTCATGGAATCCATTCTCATCAGTGTGTTTGGTGGACTATTGGGAATCATTCTGGGCATTGGCTTTTCGATTACAGTTAGTCAATTTGCAGACATCCCTACGGTCATATCCTTCGAATCTATCCTTTTATCCTTTGGTGTCTCTGCCTCTGTAGGCGTACTATTTGGCTATATGCCAGCCAAAAGAGCCGCCTCTCAAAATCCAATCGAATCCTTGCGTTATGAATAG